From Paenibacillus sp. GP183, one genomic window encodes:
- a CDS encoding protein-glutamate O-methyltransferase CheR, which produces MRTYLSDYEFTLMQKYIMDQCGIYISRDKAYLIESRLEELIAQSRMKNFEDFYYQLHQSKFDNLLSEQVIDAITTQETLWFRDKELWRLFEEVLLPAYIREFREGKRTSVRIWSAACSTGQEPYSIAMCIDHYLTSHEIGDIRLSDFEIVATDISAKAVRFAQEGKYDNHTMSRGLESKFRYGYFIQDNTAWLVNESIKNAVRFRKFNLKSPFESLGRFDMIFCRYVTLYFHEDLKREVIHKMANILNAGGVFFLGNTELFFVNKQLFELVEANDVTYYRVKR; this is translated from the coding sequence ATGAGAACGTATTTATCCGATTATGAATTTACGCTCATGCAGAAATACATTATGGATCAATGCGGCATTTATATCAGCCGGGATAAAGCTTATTTAATTGAAAGCAGACTGGAAGAGCTGATAGCCCAATCCCGCATGAAAAATTTCGAGGATTTTTATTATCAATTGCATCAAAGTAAATTCGATAACTTGTTGTCCGAACAGGTTATCGATGCGATCACTACACAGGAAACTCTGTGGTTCAGGGACAAGGAACTTTGGCGGCTCTTTGAGGAAGTGCTGCTTCCAGCCTATATCAGGGAATTTCGCGAAGGCAAACGCACTTCCGTAAGAATTTGGAGTGCAGCTTGCTCTACCGGTCAGGAGCCTTATTCGATAGCGATGTGCATCGACCATTACTTAACTAGTCATGAAATAGGCGATATCCGCTTATCCGATTTCGAGATTGTAGCTACGGATATTTCTGCGAAAGCTGTGCGTTTTGCCCAAGAAGGTAAATACGACAACCATACGATGTCAAGGGGGTTGGAAAGCAAATTCAGGTATGGATATTTTATTCAAGATAATACAGCCTGGCTCGTAAACGAATCGATAAAAAATGCCGTAAGATTCCGGAAGTTCAATTTGAAAAGCCCATTCGAGTCGTTAGGCCGGTTCGATATGATCTTTTGCCGATATGTGACGCTGTATTTTCATGAAGATTTAAAAAGAGAAGTCATCCATAAAATGGCGAATATATTGAATGCCGGAGGCGTATTCTTCCTAGGCAATACCGAATTGTTTTTCGTCAATAAACAATTATTTGAACTTGTCGAAGCAAATGACGTTACATATTATCGAGTGAAGAGGTGA
- a CDS encoding response regulator has protein sequence MPEEIYILVVDDIPLIGRMINHEIEKFGRSILQALDGKEALELLKKHRDKIELIFLDWYMPGMNGLQLLEIIKSDSRFQHIPVIMLTSESKKSNIVQAYKAGICDYMVKPFSVEDLHKKMLKGLNHKQTINRILLVDDSLVIHRMLRNMLEKKGYVICGDAMNGEEAIDLYHRLLPDLIIMDITMPIMDGLTAAEEIKKMNNEAKIIILSAEDHDDHREKAKQIGINTFLKKPFDEGMIAQAIAMTRHADGSSTSK, from the coding sequence TTGCCTGAAGAGATTTATATCCTCGTTGTAGACGATATTCCATTGATCGGCAGAATGATCAATCATGAGATAGAAAAATTCGGCAGAAGCATCTTGCAAGCGTTAGACGGTAAGGAAGCACTAGAACTTTTGAAAAAGCATCGGGATAAAATCGAGCTTATTTTTCTGGATTGGTACATGCCGGGGATGAATGGTTTGCAATTGCTGGAGATAATCAAAAGTGACAGCAGATTTCAGCATATACCGGTGATTATGCTCACAAGCGAGAGCAAAAAAAGCAACATTGTTCAAGCCTACAAAGCCGGGATATGCGATTATATGGTCAAGCCGTTCTCGGTAGAGGATTTACATAAGAAAATGTTGAAGGGACTAAATCATAAACAAACCATCAACCGAATCCTTCTTGTCGATGATTCTCTCGTCATTCACCGAATGTTGCGCAATATGTTGGAAAAGAAAGGCTATGTTATATGTGGCGATGCTATGAATGGGGAGGAAGCGATTGACTTGTATCATCGCTTATTACCCGATCTTATAATCATGGATATTACAATGCCGATCATGGATGGGCTTACAGCAGCCGAAGAGATTAAGAAAATGAACAACGAGGCAAAAATCATAATTTTGAGCGCTGAAGACCATGATGACCATAGAGAGAAGGCAAAGCAAATCGGGATCAACACTTTCCTAAAAAAACCGTTTGATGAGGGTATGATTGCTCAAGCCATTGCGATGACTAGGCATGCAGATGGGAGCAGCACGTCCAAATGA
- a CDS encoding methyl-accepting chemotaxis protein, which produces MRHIVYKPALYFLNRMTYLKKIILVGLILISSIGVIMYLLNSELNRSIDFNSKEIKGIEHIVPIRGLMEEIQRYRTVTYVLDNGDASMKKQTNAINDRVEQNIQKVDAVVQKLGKDMNSTDKWQNLKQEWRNYKNVEANLQPQEKFDRLTLILAKLISLNSDVGDASNLILDQALDSYYIMDAVIGKLPSITDAISHSQSIINNVKTKGVLSLEEKNNLLTLSAEMKVNMDAMNTGISVAYNKNSGINPALNTALSKLTTTTTEYYKNINNLILDSGDITKAVSFLDSASLAYDTAYQVYDLSTPELSKIIKARVDYYQQRQQLSIFGTLIGVALSTYLFLAVAYSIRETIKKIKISTGLLANGDLTAKVELPGRDEMQSIAHSFNQLADSFRKMITDIYQAAMRLNHSSNDLIKISNDMTDYHQEIDEMNRKTGIVSGAVEQITVRISDTAAGTLSTNENMKSIFQAIEGMSASMGTLAAASQQVSSSSEEVSHMVDQISSSIHTVSRSSQDVSFSVNNVATAVKEINLSLNEISRNCERSMHITHNAERRANDTKEIIEKLNFSSKQIGKIVNVINEIAEQTNMLALNAAIEAAGAGEAGRGFAVVANEVKELAKQTAEATDEISQQIEAMQQNMTSAVLAVDTIADVVTEITSISNNIASAVTEQSSSTSEISTAVATAAIEVNLISREISEIAANSVQVSSGVSESSKGVLEIAHTTSNLSIIASDVAVKTEAASVQINLVAQSSTEISNKAIEISNNVNEIVQTSTDSFSGAEETAKTAKELAEMAKEMGILVQQFQI; this is translated from the coding sequence GTGAGACATATTGTATATAAACCAGCTCTATACTTTCTTAACCGAATGACGTATCTCAAAAAAATTATCTTAGTTGGATTAATTCTGATCTCTTCTATTGGTGTTATCATGTACCTTCTGAATTCAGAATTAAATCGCTCGATCGATTTTAACAGCAAAGAAATTAAAGGTATTGAACATATCGTTCCTATCCGGGGGTTAATGGAAGAAATTCAAAGATATCGAACGGTAACCTATGTGCTTGACAATGGGGATGCCTCGATGAAAAAACAGACCAATGCAATAAACGATAGAGTCGAGCAAAACATTCAAAAGGTTGATGCCGTCGTTCAAAAGTTAGGGAAAGATATGAATAGCACGGATAAATGGCAAAATTTAAAACAAGAATGGCGAAACTACAAAAATGTCGAAGCCAATCTGCAGCCTCAAGAGAAATTCGATCGGCTAACGTTGATTTTGGCCAAATTGATATCACTGAACTCTGATGTCGGGGATGCTTCCAATTTAATATTGGATCAAGCTCTCGATAGCTATTACATAATGGACGCGGTCATAGGTAAATTGCCTTCCATAACGGATGCCATATCCCATAGCCAATCGATCATTAATAATGTAAAGACGAAGGGAGTGCTAAGCCTTGAGGAGAAGAACAATCTCCTTACGCTCTCTGCCGAAATGAAAGTCAATATGGATGCCATGAATACCGGTATAAGCGTTGCTTACAATAAGAATTCCGGCATTAACCCGGCCTTAAATACGGCTTTAAGCAAGTTAACTACCACCACAACCGAGTATTACAAAAACATAAACAATTTAATTCTTGACTCCGGCGACATCACGAAAGCCGTTTCTTTCCTTGATTCTGCATCCTTGGCCTACGATACGGCTTACCAAGTTTATGACTTAAGTACACCTGAGCTGAGTAAAATCATTAAAGCTAGAGTCGATTACTACCAACAACGTCAACAATTGTCGATCTTTGGCACTTTAATCGGGGTTGCGCTCTCCACCTATCTGTTCTTGGCTGTTGCTTATTCCATTCGAGAAACGATCAAAAAAATAAAGATCTCTACGGGATTATTGGCAAATGGCGATCTTACGGCCAAAGTGGAACTGCCAGGACGCGATGAGATGCAGTCCATAGCCCATTCGTTTAATCAGTTGGCGGACAGCTTCAGGAAAATGATAACAGATATCTATCAAGCGGCGATGAGACTGAATCATTCATCTAACGATCTGATCAAAATTTCCAATGATATGACCGATTATCATCAAGAAATTGATGAAATGAATCGTAAAACAGGCATTGTCAGCGGTGCAGTGGAACAGATTACGGTTCGAATCTCCGATACGGCAGCCGGTACTTTGAGTACGAACGAAAATATGAAAAGCATTTTTCAAGCGATTGAAGGCATGTCCGCCAGCATGGGGACTCTGGCAGCGGCTTCGCAACAGGTTTCGTCAAGCTCGGAAGAGGTTAGCCACATGGTAGATCAAATTTCAAGCAGTATCCATACGGTTTCCCGCTCCTCGCAAGACGTCTCGTTTTCCGTAAACAACGTAGCCACAGCCGTCAAGGAAATCAATCTGTCGCTTAATGAAATCAGCAGAAACTGCGAGCGCTCGATGCATATTACCCATAATGCAGAAAGAAGAGCGAATGATACAAAAGAGATTATCGAGAAGCTTAATTTTTCCTCCAAACAAATCGGCAAAATTGTTAATGTCATTAATGAAATAGCGGAGCAAACTAATATGCTTGCGTTGAATGCCGCCATTGAAGCAGCCGGAGCCGGAGAAGCAGGGCGGGGATTTGCCGTTGTAGCTAATGAGGTCAAAGAACTGGCCAAGCAAACGGCTGAGGCGACAGATGAAATCAGCCAGCAAATTGAAGCTATGCAGCAAAACATGACCAGTGCCGTGTTAGCAGTGGATACCATTGCCGATGTTGTTACGGAAATTACATCGATTTCAAACAACATTGCCTCTGCTGTTACCGAGCAGTCTTCCAGTACAAGTGAAATTTCTACTGCAGTTGCAACTGCAGCGATCGAAGTGAATTTGATCAGCCGGGAAATCAGCGAAATTGCGGCCAATTCCGTTCAGGTATCAAGCGGTGTTTCGGAATCTTCAAAAGGCGTTCTGGAAATAGCCCATACCACCTCGAATTTATCTATAATAGCCTCAGACGTCGCAGTAAAGACAGAAGCTGCTTCTGTACAGATCAACTTGGTTGCTCAATCGAGCACGGAGATTTCAAACAAAGCTATTGAAATCTCGAACAATGTCAATGAGATCGTTCAAACATCTACGGATTCTTTCTCAGGGGCTGAAGAAACGGCAAAAACTGCCAAAGAATTGGCTGAGATGGCGAAAGAGATGGGGATTCTAGTACAGCAGTTTCAAATATAA
- a CDS encoding chemotaxis protein CheW, which yields MQNREFITDFVEESIGHLDSLEMGLVQIGEGSMDPKIMDTIFRAVHSIKGTAGFFSLKNVVALAHIMESRLGEMKHNQAPVHGKLIDRLLRASDLLKAMIMDVETSDDQDIASMLSELSDHPDDQEAAEKELDIREINEIIEVKEVKPEVLPASNLPILKEVKKLQKVHTDDTLRVQVSLLNDLLDMAGEMVLVRNQMLRILQSYRKTIPNLNSVLQHIDTTTTELQEKIMQTRMQPVSKVFNKFPRIIRELSKELGKEIELYMEGTEVELDKSLIEALTDPLNHLVRNAIDHGIEEQHMREKLGKSQTGIIMLKAYHEGDHVTIDVTDDGAGIQVDKIEKKAIQRGLLTSAEASEMSDRELMKFLFHPGFSTANELTNISGRGIGMDVVKTNIEKIGGYVEIMTIPGKGSTFRLTLPLTLAIIPSLVVEVEGNKFALPQVNLQEMLRIKQNDPTRKLEKIRDSWVLRLRGKLLPIVHLADVLGIRSDSFDKLSEVYRVLVLKTGSKRFGLAVDIIHDREEILVKSLPRFFHQSSCYFGVTIMGDGKSAMILDPEGIAEKVKLRFHEETALESVIATEKIDEQQNLLLFSCSGPEILCVDLSFVVRVEKIDSSQIEQIGQKEYIQFRGDALRIIRPEQYLPINSVENNKQKLYIIIPKIAKQPIGILIEQVHDTIVTSIQFTSEEIKAKGLIGSTILNNRLVQLINMYELFEMAVPEHYPWKESKKKPEKTVLLVEDTPFYTKTIENYLISANYSILKAANGKEAWRILQEEQIDAVLCDTQMPIMDGFELVKRIRSDKRLKVIPVIALTTIATNQYLQDNMDAGFDDFVAKLDKYRLLEQLQNVLQTRRKAI from the coding sequence TTGCAAAATCGTGAATTCATCACAGACTTTGTTGAAGAATCCATCGGCCATCTGGACAGTTTGGAGATGGGATTGGTTCAAATCGGAGAAGGCAGTATGGACCCGAAAATCATGGATACCATTTTTCGGGCTGTACATAGCATCAAAGGAACAGCAGGTTTCTTCTCGCTCAAAAACGTTGTAGCATTAGCCCATATTATGGAATCGAGACTGGGTGAGATGAAACATAATCAGGCGCCTGTTCATGGAAAATTAATAGATCGCTTGCTGCGCGCAAGCGATCTTTTGAAAGCGATGATTATGGATGTAGAAACCAGCGATGATCAGGATATTGCCTCAATGCTGTCAGAATTATCAGATCATCCGGATGATCAAGAAGCAGCAGAGAAGGAACTGGACATCAGAGAAATAAATGAAATCATAGAAGTCAAGGAAGTAAAGCCAGAGGTACTTCCTGCTAGTAATCTCCCCATCCTTAAAGAAGTGAAGAAACTGCAAAAGGTTCATACGGATGATACGCTCCGCGTGCAAGTATCTCTGCTCAACGATCTGCTGGATATGGCTGGTGAAATGGTTCTTGTCAGAAACCAGATGCTCCGGATATTGCAATCGTACCGTAAAACGATCCCGAATTTAAATTCCGTTCTTCAGCATATAGACACCACAACCACAGAGCTGCAGGAGAAGATCATGCAGACACGAATGCAGCCTGTGTCGAAAGTGTTTAATAAATTCCCGCGAATCATTAGGGAGCTGTCTAAGGAACTCGGCAAGGAAATTGAATTGTACATGGAAGGAACAGAAGTTGAGCTCGATAAGTCTTTGATTGAAGCTCTGACGGATCCTCTTAACCATCTGGTTAGAAATGCGATTGATCATGGGATCGAAGAGCAGCATATGCGGGAAAAGCTCGGGAAATCACAAACCGGAATCATCATGCTCAAAGCATATCACGAAGGCGATCATGTTACGATTGATGTGACGGATGACGGAGCAGGGATTCAAGTCGATAAAATTGAAAAGAAAGCTATTCAAAGAGGTCTTCTTACATCGGCCGAAGCCTCCGAAATGAGCGATAGAGAACTGATGAAATTTCTTTTCCATCCCGGTTTTTCAACTGCCAATGAGTTGACGAACATCTCAGGCAGAGGAATTGGTATGGATGTGGTCAAGACGAACATTGAGAAGATTGGCGGATATGTAGAAATCATGACCATACCAGGGAAGGGATCCACTTTCCGCTTGACTCTCCCCCTGACCTTAGCCATTATTCCCTCGCTTGTAGTGGAGGTGGAAGGTAACAAATTTGCACTCCCGCAAGTCAATCTCCAGGAAATGCTGCGTATTAAACAAAATGATCCCACTAGAAAGCTCGAAAAGATTCGCGATTCATGGGTGCTTCGCCTAAGAGGGAAACTGCTTCCCATCGTACATCTCGCGGATGTCCTTGGCATAAGAAGCGATTCTTTTGACAAATTAAGTGAAGTTTACCGCGTATTGGTGTTAAAAACCGGCTCTAAACGATTTGGTTTGGCGGTTGATATTATTCATGACAGAGAAGAAATACTAGTAAAATCGTTGCCGCGTTTCTTTCATCAATCCTCCTGCTATTTCGGGGTGACGATTATGGGAGACGGTAAATCCGCTATGATTTTGGATCCGGAGGGCATTGCCGAGAAAGTCAAACTCCGGTTCCATGAAGAAACAGCTCTTGAATCTGTGATTGCGACAGAAAAAATCGATGAACAGCAAAATTTGCTTCTTTTCAGCTGTTCCGGTCCTGAAATTCTTTGTGTGGATCTTTCATTTGTCGTTAGAGTGGAGAAAATCGATTCCAGCCAAATTGAACAAATAGGTCAAAAGGAATATATCCAGTTCAGGGGCGATGCGCTTAGGATTATTCGGCCAGAGCAATACCTCCCCATCAACTCAGTTGAAAATAACAAGCAAAAGCTTTATATCATCATACCCAAAATTGCCAAGCAACCCATTGGGATTCTTATCGAACAAGTTCACGATACGATTGTGACGAGTATTCAATTCACCAGTGAAGAGATAAAAGCCAAAGGGTTGATCGGATCAACGATTTTGAACAACAGGTTGGTTCAGCTAATTAATATGTACGAGCTGTTTGAAATGGCAGTTCCGGAACATTATCCGTGGAAAGAAAGTAAGAAAAAACCTGAAAAAACAGTTTTACTCGTAGAGGATACACCATTTTATACGAAAACAATTGAAAATTATTTAATATCGGCAAACTATTCCATATTGAAAGCGGCAAACGGCAAGGAAGCCTGGAGGATTTTGCAAGAGGAGCAGATCGATGCGGTGCTTTGCGATACGCAGATGCCCATCATGGATGGATTTGAACTTGTAAAAAGAATCCGGAGTGATAAACGGCTGAAGGTTATACCTGTTATCGCTCTAACAACTATAGCCACTAATCAATATTTGCAGGACAATATGGATGCTGGTTTCGATGACTTTGTAGCTAAACTAGATAAATATCGGCTCTTGGAACAGCTCCAGAACGTATTGCAAACCAGGAGGAAGGCCATATGA
- a CDS encoding adenylate/guanylate cyclase domain-containing protein codes for MMHEYKSNYPDARVVIIDDQKTITMLLSKFLKNAGYSFITSVNEPLQAFKVCQEVIPDVIFLDINMPFLSGFDLLELFQNDTQLAQIPVIVLTSDQEQETKYKALTHGAIDFLPKPFEEPEFLVRLNNALEIYYKRKELENKLNELQLAMNEINSLNNLLQVRNDFIKEAFGRYVSDEFVNELFENPDSLALGGEKRWLTVMMTDIRGFSSFSEELAPEDVVSMINHYLEKMIDLIMKHKGTVIEILGDGMLVLFGAPIKIEDHAAKAVACAIEMQQSMDEINMWNRQMDLPELEMGIGIHTGYVVVGNIGSMKRTKYCVVGRNVNLTARIESFTTGGQILISEATKEQVNESIDIAKEMEIHPKGEKNQMTVYDVAGIREPYFLSINKEIELLIQLPEEISVEISLLEEKKYTGTLFHGSITKLSRKSATIFIDKDLPVMSNLKMSLFHEDFFHGKVVELVQGMTGYYVVKFTWLPLKVREYFMKSIGHDH; via the coding sequence ATGATGCATGAATATAAATCGAATTATCCAGATGCTAGAGTAGTCATCATCGACGATCAAAAGACGATAACCATGCTATTGTCTAAATTTCTAAAAAATGCTGGATATAGTTTCATTACAAGTGTGAATGAACCATTGCAAGCCTTCAAGGTTTGTCAGGAAGTCATTCCTGATGTCATCTTTTTAGATATTAATATGCCATTTTTAAGCGGTTTTGATTTGCTGGAGTTATTTCAAAATGACACGCAGCTAGCTCAGATTCCGGTCATTGTATTAACCTCTGATCAGGAACAAGAGACTAAATATAAAGCATTGACGCACGGAGCAATTGATTTTTTACCCAAACCATTCGAAGAGCCAGAATTTCTAGTTCGTCTCAATAATGCGCTTGAAATTTACTATAAGCGAAAAGAGCTGGAAAATAAGCTCAATGAGCTTCAGCTTGCCATGAATGAAATTAACAGCTTAAACAACCTTCTGCAAGTCCGCAATGATTTTATTAAAGAAGCGTTCGGACGATATGTTTCGGATGAATTTGTTAATGAACTGTTTGAAAACCCCGACTCGTTGGCATTGGGCGGTGAAAAAAGATGGTTGACTGTGATGATGACCGATATCAGAGGTTTTTCATCCTTTTCTGAGGAATTAGCGCCTGAAGACGTTGTATCGATGATCAATCACTATTTGGAAAAGATGATTGATCTCATCATGAAGCACAAAGGAACGGTGATAGAAATACTTGGGGATGGCATGTTGGTCTTGTTTGGAGCACCGATTAAAATAGAAGATCATGCCGCTAAGGCGGTAGCCTGTGCCATTGAGATGCAGCAATCCATGGATGAGATCAATATGTGGAATAGACAAATGGATTTACCTGAATTGGAAATGGGGATCGGCATACATACGGGCTATGTTGTTGTTGGCAACATTGGATCCATGAAACGAACCAAATATTGCGTAGTCGGGCGAAATGTGAATTTGACCGCAAGAATTGAGTCTTTTACAACTGGCGGGCAAATCCTCATTTCTGAAGCCACGAAGGAACAGGTAAATGAATCGATTGATATCGCCAAGGAAATGGAAATACATCCAAAGGGAGAAAAAAATCAGATGACTGTTTATGATGTGGCAGGGATTCGTGAGCCTTATTTTCTATCCATAAATAAAGAAATTGAGCTGCTTATTCAGTTACCGGAAGAGATCTCAGTAGAGATAAGTCTGCTTGAAGAGAAAAAATACACGGGAACTCTTTTTCACGGCAGTATTACGAAGCTATCGAGAAAATCAGCAACCATCTTTATCGATAAAGATCTTCCTGTGATGAGTAATTTGAAGATGAGCCTTTTTCACGAAGATTTTTTCCATGGTAAAGTCGTAGAGCTGGTTCAAGGTATGACAGGATATTATGTCGTAAAATTCACATGGTTACCGCTCAAGGTAAGAGAGTACTTTATGAAATCTATTGGGCATGACCATTGA
- a CDS encoding chemotaxis protein CheB: MGSANKIKVLIVEAVNNYKRVLREAVEGTQIGQVEHIASNVSLAFERLRQNQIDVVLLDMHSPDMNGKITLSQLRSLHPELVIILFSIDNLGQVNKSVKVSDLSELDYILNLSREYFPNGIEKISDLLQNMFTQIMTTQSIMSTSFTNKHENTSPAVKPLYRKKSNERVSLVVIASSTGGPTALETICKGISADFPIPIIIVQHMPAEFTKDLANSLSKKCVLPVVEAKEGDLIAAGKIMIAPGGYHLTVGVMDGHNKVVQLDTSPPIHSVRPSADVTLKSVANAYEGELVVCVILTGMGSDGKLGVEEIKQKGSGYCIAQSERTCVVYGMPKSVVEAGLADRIEDLESISACIQEVVASKDEYR, from the coding sequence ATGGGCAGTGCCAATAAGATAAAAGTTCTGATTGTAGAGGCTGTGAACAATTATAAAAGAGTGCTCCGGGAAGCGGTGGAAGGAACACAAATTGGACAGGTGGAGCATATCGCTTCCAATGTTTCTCTTGCATTCGAAAGGTTAAGACAAAATCAAATCGACGTCGTATTACTGGACATGCATTCGCCCGATATGAACGGGAAGATAACACTGAGTCAGCTGCGTTCGCTTCATCCAGAATTGGTCATCATCTTGTTTAGTATCGATAATTTGGGACAGGTGAACAAATCTGTAAAAGTTTCTGATCTAAGTGAATTGGACTATATTTTAAATTTATCTCGTGAATATTTTCCAAATGGGATCGAAAAAATCAGCGATCTGCTCCAAAATATGTTTACACAAATCATGACCACACAATCCATAATGAGCACATCATTCACAAATAAACACGAAAATACTTCTCCCGCAGTTAAACCCCTTTACAGGAAGAAGTCAAACGAGCGTGTGTCGTTAGTGGTCATCGCTTCCTCCACAGGCGGTCCAACGGCTTTGGAAACGATCTGCAAAGGAATATCCGCTGATTTTCCAATACCCATTATAATTGTGCAGCATATGCCTGCGGAATTTACCAAGGATCTGGCCAATTCGTTAAGTAAAAAATGCGTACTCCCGGTTGTTGAGGCGAAGGAGGGGGACTTAATCGCAGCAGGCAAAATTATGATTGCGCCAGGAGGCTATCATTTAACCGTAGGGGTTATGGATGGACATAATAAAGTTGTTCAACTGGACACTTCTCCCCCGATTCACAGTGTCAGGCCGTCCGCAGACGTGACGCTCAAATCCGTGGCTAATGCCTATGAAGGCGAACTCGTCGTATGTGTCATCCTCACAGGTATGGGTTCGGATGGGAAGCTTGGCGTCGAAGAAATTAAACAAAAAGGCAGCGGGTATTGCATTGCCCAGAGTGAAAGGACATGCGTCGTTTACGGCATGCCTAAAAGCGTGGTAGAGGCCGGTCTTGCCGATCGAATCGAAGATTTGGAATCGATTTCCGCCTGCATTCAGGAAGTTGTTGCGAGTAAGGATGAATATCGATGA
- a CDS encoding chemotaxis protein CheW, producing MRGKVLTFYLCGSLYGLDIKLVKEIGRHAEYTPIPDAPEYIVGLMNMRGQIVTLFNLAKLMNHPQLNDSGSPTCIILKNTPDEPDYVGLLIDRAGSVLDIEEDNCEPSPANMNHSLHEYVSEVVKLKDQLLMVINPQFIYQL from the coding sequence ATGAGAGGAAAGGTCCTGACCTTTTATCTATGCGGTAGTCTCTATGGCCTTGATATTAAGCTGGTAAAGGAAATTGGCCGCCATGCTGAATATACGCCGATTCCAGACGCTCCGGAGTATATAGTCGGCTTAATGAATATGAGAGGCCAAATCGTCACTCTATTTAATCTTGCCAAACTGATGAACCATCCCCAATTGAATGACAGCGGCAGCCCGACATGTATCATTCTGAAAAATACGCCTGATGAACCCGATTACGTTGGTTTATTAATTGACCGCGCCGGATCGGTTTTGGATATTGAAGAAGATAATTGCGAGCCGTCGCCTGCAAATATGAACCATTCACTTCATGAATACGTTAGTGAAGTAGTTAAACTGAAAGATCAGCTTCTGATGGTCATCAATCCTCAATTTATATATCAACTGTGA
- a CDS encoding GNAT family N-acetyltransferase translates to MNIREITKDDASNFINLVKQVEKESEFMLFEPDERKITLEQQFKRIESMQLEENSTIFIAENVDKLVGYLVVIGGSAIRNKHSAYLVIGVLKQFSGLGIGTKLFEKLQEWSVQHKIHRLELTVMNHNERAISLYKKAGFEIEGTKRNSLFVNGTYIDEYYMSKLL, encoded by the coding sequence ATGAACATCAGGGAAATTACCAAAGATGATGCTTCAAATTTTATTAATCTTGTAAAACAGGTTGAAAAGGAATCTGAGTTTATGCTCTTCGAGCCTGATGAAAGAAAAATTACACTTGAACAACAGTTTAAAAGAATTGAATCTATGCAACTGGAAGAAAATTCTACGATTTTCATTGCGGAAAATGTTGATAAATTAGTTGGATATCTGGTGGTTATTGGCGGCAGTGCAATTAGAAATAAGCATTCTGCATACCTTGTTATTGGAGTTTTGAAACAATTTTCGGGACTAGGAATTGGAACAAAATTGTTTGAGAAATTACAGGAATGGTCGGTTCAACATAAGATACACCGTCTTGAATTAACGGTTATGAATCATAATGAAAGGGCAATCTCCCTCTATAAAAAAGCAGGATTTGAAATCGAAGGAACAAAAAGGAATTCTCTTTTTGTAAACGGAACATACATAGATGAGTATTACATGTCGAAACTCTTGTGA